A single Atopobiaceae bacterium DNA region contains:
- a CDS encoding helix-turn-helix domain-containing protein, giving the protein MLRIKEQVLLAFEEGDFQSLPKSGYAQGMLSSYARYLGLNPQQVIDQFSEDLFEFNAETPGSGSPRRRTTHTPANEPIYELPNTGASSVRTASSRYQPAVNASDPAGYRTVTSRPGRGSQGAGWRGSGDQGHGVTPSSSWQRPSSDTMAGSTRRPSSSQTPSTQGYPQGRPYTGRMPRDSSALPTDDESVEARRAARQARRAARQESSAPVPSQPASGRTRAVNGDITTRRVTPSQYRDDLRYDDTAHPYEAASTQAGRRSSRNIVTPERPNVRRRQPDSYQRQLQSRGASSSQAPRSGVAGVIEAYFSDTRRTIFTMFAVLAIALMVIIVVSVRSCTTSTTSTGKQVSVATSSASTASASTVSATQQAAEQAALSAAVARSATTEAATETDVVVTVADGQVTWLEVQCDGESKVAETITGPWSASYVVTSSITIQVADTTAVSVTNNGTAVQFDSKTSGLGKLTIQGTSPATTSAATTSDATTAQTSAQTTSQTKATS; this is encoded by the coding sequence GTGCTCAGGATCAAGGAGCAGGTCCTCCTGGCCTTCGAGGAGGGTGACTTCCAGAGCCTCCCCAAGAGCGGCTATGCACAGGGGATGCTCTCGTCATATGCTCGCTACCTCGGGCTGAACCCCCAACAGGTCATCGACCAGTTCTCTGAGGACCTATTTGAGTTCAATGCGGAGACCCCCGGTTCTGGATCCCCACGGAGGCGGACGACACACACCCCTGCCAACGAGCCGATCTATGAGCTTCCCAATACCGGCGCCTCGTCCGTGCGTACCGCTTCGAGCAGGTATCAGCCGGCCGTGAACGCATCGGACCCGGCCGGTTACCGGACGGTCACCTCACGCCCTGGCAGGGGGAGCCAGGGGGCTGGCTGGCGCGGTTCGGGAGACCAGGGCCATGGTGTCACGCCATCGTCGTCCTGGCAGCGTCCCTCATCGGACACGATGGCTGGGAGCACTCGTCGCCCATCGTCATCTCAGACGCCATCGACGCAAGGCTACCCCCAAGGCAGGCCCTATACCGGGCGGATGCCTCGGGACTCCTCTGCTCTGCCCACCGATGACGAGAGCGTCGAGGCGCGTCGTGCCGCCCGTCAGGCGAGGCGCGCCGCACGACAGGAGTCCTCTGCCCCCGTCCCCTCGCAGCCTGCCTCTGGTCGTACGAGGGCCGTGAACGGCGACATCACCACCCGCCGGGTGACGCCGAGCCAATATCGTGATGACCTTCGCTACGACGACACGGCACACCCCTATGAGGCGGCCTCCACCCAGGCGGGCAGGAGGTCCTCGCGCAACATCGTCACGCCCGAACGTCCCAACGTCCGGCGTCGTCAGCCGGACTCGTACCAGCGTCAGCTGCAGAGCAGGGGAGCGAGCTCCTCCCAGGCACCGCGTTCGGGAGTCGCTGGTGTTATCGAGGCCTACTTCTCGGACACCCGGCGGACGATCTTCACGATGTTCGCCGTCCTTGCCATAGCCCTCATGGTGATCATCGTGGTGTCCGTCCGTTCCTGCACCACGAGCACGACATCCACGGGCAAGCAGGTGAGTGTCGCCACCTCGTCAGCCTCCACCGCGTCCGCATCCACCGTCTCCGCGACCCAGCAGGCGGCCGAGCAGGCGGCACTCTCGGCTGCGGTCGCACGCTCTGCGACGACCGAGGCTGCCACCGAGACCGATGTCGTGGTGACGGTGGCCGATGGTCAGGTCACCTGGCTCGAGGTCCAATGTGACGGTGAGAGCAAGGTCGCGGAGACCATCACGGGACCCTGGTCCGCCTCATACGTGGTCACGAGTTCCATCACGATTCAAGTTGCCGACACCACGGCCGTGAGCGTCACGAACAACGGGACCGCTGTCCAGTTCGATTCCAAGACCTCGGGGCTCGGCAAGCTCACCATACAAGGCACTTCCCCTGCGACGACATCCGCGGCCACCACCTCTGATGCCACGACGGCACAGACCTCGGCCCAGACGACCTCGCAGACGAAGGCAACCTCATAG
- a CDS encoding DNA translocase FtsK, whose amino-acid sequence MPKSRTQNAAKKKNGARQSRTASKPKSDDRVVGGTARNDIAGVTCAVLSVAMVLSLVSPSSALVTHACSVGLTMGFGSGALLVPIALFLFSLTFFVRSEKPISARAAVGLSMVVLAVLALLSLNVPGVELMPDSLFQESVLAASGGYVGAGIAWVLVRLVGTVVGDVILAGLIIAGVIVCGFSISDLVLKVRRSLNSHRAQQVRDAEDGSDTMRDRRRFPSLRSRSRVRPTDGIDEVEQVPPVANPAQASLLDGDGNAVTTYIGARQTSVLKRGASRKPGKSGRARKAATEAPKPVPAVVQEVAVPEDDGQDATRGSVPEFLESGAKRTTKRAHPRGKRGEKDIKAGSPKDLKRPGDASSDLELPPLSILDSNPNSATSASSQSELQAVANRLQGTLEEFGLASKVVGWVAGPRVTTFKISMGEGERVSKITNLEDDIALSLASKSVRIFAPIPGTSLVGIEIPNKESQSVCLGDVLPYAQGGPLDVAFGRDSEGKPIVVDLATLPHLLVAGTTGSGKSVMLNSIIMSILMRATPDQVRLIMVDPKRVEFTGYAGLPHLYVPVVTEPRQAASALQWGVSEMERRLKVFEHYRVRDIKTYNRNVSGGKWDSMDNPPKAMPYFVIVIDELADLMMVAGKDVEASIVRIAQLGRAAGIHLVVATQRPSADVVTGLIKANIDNRVALSVDNGMNSRIILDQTGAERLLGNGDMLVKLRGKRPRRAQGCFVSDSEIEQTVEFIKQQVTPEYHDEILSAVVPGRADTSDEVASDDDPLVWEAAQIVVDSQLGSTSGLQRRLKVGYARAGRIMDMLEQKGVVGPPDGSKPREVLLDAAGLEELRSAETEFREV is encoded by the coding sequence ATGCCCAAGAGTCGCACCCAAAACGCAGCAAAGAAGAAGAACGGCGCGCGCCAGTCGAGAACGGCGTCAAAGCCGAAGTCTGACGACCGTGTCGTAGGGGGCACCGCCCGCAATGACATTGCCGGGGTCACATGTGCCGTCCTGTCGGTGGCCATGGTCCTCTCGCTTGTCTCTCCGAGCTCGGCCTTGGTGACGCATGCCTGCTCGGTCGGACTCACCATGGGCTTCGGATCAGGTGCCTTGCTCGTGCCTATCGCGTTGTTCCTCTTCTCGCTCACGTTCTTCGTGCGTTCCGAGAAGCCCATCTCCGCCCGCGCGGCAGTCGGGCTCTCCATGGTCGTGCTCGCCGTCCTGGCACTCCTCTCGCTCAACGTGCCAGGTGTGGAGCTCATGCCTGACTCGCTCTTCCAGGAGTCCGTCCTTGCGGCCTCGGGCGGCTATGTCGGTGCAGGCATCGCCTGGGTGCTCGTGAGGCTCGTGGGCACGGTCGTGGGCGACGTGATACTGGCAGGACTCATCATCGCAGGCGTCATCGTCTGCGGATTCTCGATCTCCGACCTCGTCCTCAAGGTAAGGAGGTCTCTGAACTCCCATCGTGCCCAGCAGGTACGGGATGCCGAGGATGGGTCCGACACGATGCGGGACCGCAGGAGGTTCCCCTCGCTGCGCTCGCGCTCTCGTGTGCGTCCCACGGATGGAATTGATGAGGTGGAGCAGGTCCCACCCGTCGCCAATCCGGCTCAGGCGTCCCTGCTCGACGGTGACGGTAACGCCGTCACCACCTATATCGGGGCCCGTCAGACCAGCGTGCTGAAACGAGGCGCCTCAAGGAAGCCTGGCAAGTCAGGTAGGGCACGCAAGGCGGCGACCGAGGCGCCCAAGCCAGTGCCCGCGGTCGTACAGGAGGTGGCCGTCCCCGAGGACGATGGCCAGGATGCCACCCGTGGATCGGTTCCCGAGTTCCTCGAGTCAGGGGCCAAGCGTACGACCAAACGCGCACATCCTCGTGGGAAGAGGGGGGAGAAGGACATCAAGGCGGGCTCGCCCAAGGACCTCAAGCGTCCCGGCGACGCAAGCTCCGACCTCGAGCTCCCACCCTTGTCGATTCTCGACTCGAACCCCAACTCGGCAACGTCGGCATCCTCGCAGTCTGAGCTCCAGGCGGTCGCAAACCGGCTCCAGGGCACCCTCGAGGAGTTCGGCCTCGCGAGCAAGGTCGTCGGTTGGGTCGCTGGTCCTCGTGTCACCACGTTCAAGATCTCCATGGGCGAGGGCGAGCGGGTGAGCAAGATCACGAACCTCGAGGATGACATCGCCCTATCGCTCGCCTCCAAGAGCGTCCGCATATTCGCTCCCATTCCCGGGACCTCGCTCGTGGGCATCGAGATTCCGAACAAGGAGTCGCAGAGCGTCTGCCTCGGCGACGTGCTTCCTTATGCGCAGGGTGGACCGCTCGACGTCGCCTTCGGGCGCGACTCGGAGGGCAAGCCCATCGTCGTCGACCTCGCGACGCTTCCGCACCTCCTGGTGGCAGGTACCACGGGATCGGGCAAGTCGGTCATGCTGAACTCCATCATCATGTCAATTCTCATGAGGGCCACGCCTGACCAGGTGCGGCTCATCATGGTCGATCCCAAGCGCGTGGAGTTCACCGGCTATGCAGGGCTTCCTCACCTCTATGTGCCTGTGGTGACCGAGCCTCGCCAGGCTGCGAGCGCGCTCCAGTGGGGTGTCTCCGAGATGGAGCGCAGGCTCAAGGTCTTCGAGCACTATCGGGTACGTGACATAAAGACGTACAACCGGAACGTGAGCGGGGGCAAGTGGGATAGCATGGACAACCCGCCGAAGGCCATGCCCTACTTCGTCATCGTGATCGACGAGCTCGCTGACCTCATGATGGTGGCTGGGAAGGACGTCGAGGCCTCGATCGTGCGGATCGCCCAGCTCGGCCGGGCTGCTGGAATTCATCTCGTCGTCGCAACGCAGCGTCCCTCGGCTGACGTTGTCACGGGCCTCATCAAGGCCAACATCGACAATCGTGTGGCCCTTTCGGTCGACAATGGCATGAACTCGCGCATCATCCTCGACCAGACCGGCGCCGAACGCCTCCTGGGCAACGGAGACATGCTCGTGAAGCTCCGTGGCAAGCGCCCGCGCCGCGCCCAAGGGTGCTTCGTCTCCGACAGCGAGATCGAGCAGACGGTCGAGTTCATCAAGCAGCAGGTCACGCCGGAGTATCATGACGAGATCCTGTCGGCGGTGGTCCCAGGGAGGGCGGATACGTCCGATGAGGTCGCCTCGGACGACGACCCGCTCGTATGGGAGGCAGCGCAGATAGTTGTGGACTCTCAACTCGGTTCGACATCCGGACTGCAGCGTAGGCTGAAGGTGGGGTACGCTAGGGCAGGTAGAATCATGGACATGCTCGAGCAGAAGGGCGTCGTCGGTCCCCCCGACGGATCCAAGCCACGAGAGGTGCTTCTCGACGCGGCTGGACTCGAGGAGCTGAGGTCCGCCGAGACCGAGTTCCGGGAGGTGTAG
- a CDS encoding ribonuclease J, protein MAKKTPALKIIPLGGLDGIGKNMTAFEYGNDMVLVDAGLMFPDDDQPGIDLVLPDYTYVLEHEEKLRGIIITHGHEDHTGALPYLLMDLQHKVPIFSSKLTLGLIEGKLAEHNIKQPKFRPVSDGSHVNLGAFSIDFFSMTHSIPAALGVLIKTPEGTVLHTGDFKLDQTPIDGVRSDYAAINKYGKQGIDLLMSDSTNATKPGFTPSEATVGAALRHIIKNAPGRVFVASFSSHIHRLQQVCDASTAVGRKVVVTGRSMLTNTKIARELGYLNISENDIVDAYDVHDLPDNKIVVLCTGSQGEPLSALARMANGEHRSLTITASDTVIISATPVPGNEKSVQGIINSLSKIGCDIYDKSNAVVHVSGHGSQEELKLMLAMTRPSYFMPVHGEAVHLRAHAKLAYSMGIPKDHVFICDNGDTLEMRGGKVTLGQPVDSGIVYVDGLRIGDTDPVVLRDRQKLATDGIVTCVVTVSTRKHKVDEVDFTSRGVSFADDQSLIDEAEAAIRKTVESGSFSSAGGTDAVRKAVRNSLSNFLWNKTQTRPMVIPVVMEV, encoded by the coding sequence ATGGCAAAGAAGACACCAGCACTCAAGATCATCCCGCTGGGAGGACTTGACGGCATCGGCAAGAACATGACGGCCTTCGAGTACGGCAACGACATGGTACTCGTGGATGCCGGGCTCATGTTCCCTGACGATGACCAACCAGGCATCGACCTGGTGCTCCCTGACTATACCTACGTGCTCGAGCACGAGGAGAAGCTGAGGGGCATCATCATCACCCACGGCCACGAGGACCACACCGGGGCCCTCCCATACCTGCTCATGGACCTGCAGCATAAGGTCCCCATCTTCTCGAGCAAGCTCACCCTCGGACTCATCGAGGGCAAGCTTGCCGAGCACAACATCAAGCAGCCTAAGTTCCGTCCGGTGTCTGATGGCAGCCATGTCAACCTCGGCGCCTTCTCCATCGACTTCTTCTCGATGACGCACTCCATCCCTGCGGCGCTGGGCGTCCTCATCAAGACCCCTGAGGGGACGGTGCTCCACACGGGTGACTTCAAGCTTGACCAGACCCCCATCGACGGGGTCCGGTCCGACTATGCCGCCATCAACAAGTACGGCAAGCAAGGCATCGACCTGCTCATGTCGGACTCCACCAATGCGACGAAGCCCGGCTTCACGCCGAGCGAGGCGACCGTGGGCGCGGCCCTGCGCCATATCATCAAGAACGCACCAGGTCGCGTCTTCGTGGCATCCTTCTCGAGCCATATCCACCGCCTTCAGCAAGTCTGTGACGCGAGCACGGCCGTGGGCCGCAAGGTCGTGGTGACGGGACGTTCCATGCTCACCAACACCAAGATCGCCCGTGAGCTCGGGTACCTCAACATCTCCGAGAACGACATCGTCGACGCCTATGACGTCCATGACCTTCCCGATAACAAGATCGTCGTGCTCTGCACCGGTAGCCAGGGCGAGCCTCTCTCTGCTCTTGCCCGCATGGCCAACGGCGAGCATCGCTCGCTCACCATCACGGCAAGTGACACGGTCATCATCTCTGCCACGCCGGTGCCTGGTAACGAGAAGAGCGTCCAGGGCATCATCAACTCGCTCTCCAAGATCGGCTGCGACATCTACGACAAGTCCAACGCCGTCGTCCACGTCTCGGGCCATGGCTCCCAGGAGGAGCTCAAGCTCATGCTCGCCATGACGAGACCCTCCTACTTCATGCCGGTACACGGCGAGGCCGTCCACCTTCGCGCGCATGCGAAGCTCGCCTATAGCATGGGCATCCCCAAGGACCATGTCTTCATCTGCGACAACGGCGACACGCTCGAGATGCGCGGTGGCAAGGTGACCCTCGGGCAGCCCGTCGACTCCGGCATCGTCTATGTCGACGGCCTTAGAATCGGCGACACCGACCCCGTGGTGCTTCGCGACCGCCAGAAGCTCGCGACTGACGGCATCGTGACCTGCGTCGTCACGGTCTCCACGCGTAAGCACAAGGTGGACGAGGTCGACTTCACGAGCCGAGGCGTCTCGTTCGCCGACGACCAGTCCCTCATCGACGAGGCCGAGGCCGCCATCAGGAAGACCGTCGAGTCTGGTAGCTTCTCGTCCGCTGGCGGCACCGATGCGGTTCGCAAGGCCGTCCGCAACAGCCTCTCCAACTTCCTTTGGAACAAGACCCAGACGAGGCCCATGGTCATCCCGGTGGTGATGGAGGTCTAG
- a CDS encoding polyribonucleotide nucleotidyltransferase, whose product MTKVTHEFDLYGKHYVLEAGELAEQATGAVLVKQGDSTVLVTVVVSDERKDYDFFPLTVDFIEKMYAVGRIPGGYLKREARPSEKATLTARMIDRPLRPSFPDGFRNEVQVVATSLVADQVNPVDMMCIMGASSALTVGGVPYEGPLAGVRIGRNPETGEYIVNPTYEERDASDLDLELAGTSTFISMLEASAQEISEEDMLAAMAFGQEAIGAFCEEEKKFFAKWVEANGQIEQRSYVLDEPIPYVHDKVIAHMDEMSAALKDADKLSRIGKVEALKASIKDEFTPEEQLQYSRAIPVELKGLEKHAMRRMVVETGERVDGRVADEIRPITVTPDYLPLVHGSGLFQRGQTQVLSVATLGMLNEWQRLDTIEPVDGKRYIHHYNFPPYCTGQTGRMGSPKRREIGHGNLAERALLPVIPSEDEFPYTIRVVSEVMSSNGSSSMASTCGSTLALMDAGVPIKRPVSGIAMGLIQEEGKTVVLSDIQGLEDFLGDMDFKVTGTERGITAMQMDNKATGLTPEILTQAMNQSHEGRAYILGKMLEKIPEPRKAPKANAPQIITLNIPTDKIRDVIGSGGKVIRGIQDDTGATIDIQEDGTVFIAGTNGAGDEAAARIKAIVKVPEVGEEYTGRVVGIQPFGAFIELLPGKDGLLHISRVAKGRVEKVEDVLNIGDEVHVRVLEVDEKGKISLDRIDKPEAPAGSGHSNGGSHDHRGGDHRGNDRNHSNGNGHSHDRRPGDNGGRSERTPRRHHES is encoded by the coding sequence ATGACCAAGGTTACCCACGAGTTCGACCTCTACGGCAAGCACTATGTCCTCGAGGCCGGCGAGCTCGCCGAGCAGGCCACGGGCGCCGTGCTCGTCAAGCAGGGCGACTCCACGGTGCTCGTCACCGTCGTCGTCTCCGATGAGCGCAAGGACTACGACTTCTTCCCGCTCACGGTCGACTTCATCGAGAAGATGTACGCCGTCGGCCGTATCCCGGGAGGCTACCTTAAGCGCGAGGCACGTCCCTCGGAGAAGGCCACCCTCACGGCACGGATGATCGACCGTCCGCTGCGCCCGAGCTTCCCCGATGGGTTCCGTAACGAGGTCCAGGTCGTCGCGACCTCGCTCGTCGCCGACCAGGTGAACCCCGTCGACATGATGTGCATCATGGGTGCCAGCTCGGCACTGACCGTCGGTGGAGTCCCCTACGAAGGTCCTCTCGCTGGCGTGCGCATCGGCCGTAACCCCGAGACCGGCGAGTACATCGTGAACCCGACGTACGAGGAGCGCGATGCCTCCGACCTCGACCTCGAGCTTGCCGGCACCTCAACGTTCATCTCGATGCTCGAGGCCTCGGCTCAGGAGATCTCCGAGGAGGACATGCTCGCTGCCATGGCCTTCGGCCAGGAGGCCATCGGCGCCTTCTGTGAGGAGGAGAAGAAGTTCTTCGCCAAGTGGGTCGAGGCCAACGGCCAGATCGAGCAGCGTAGCTACGTCCTCGACGAGCCGATTCCCTATGTCCACGACAAGGTCATCGCTCACATGGACGAGATGAGCGCCGCTCTCAAGGACGCAGACAAGCTCAGCCGCATCGGCAAGGTTGAGGCTCTCAAGGCCTCGATCAAGGACGAGTTCACGCCCGAGGAGCAGCTCCAGTACTCGCGTGCCATCCCCGTCGAGCTCAAGGGCCTCGAGAAGCACGCGATGCGCCGCATGGTCGTCGAGACCGGCGAGCGCGTCGACGGCCGCGTGGCTGACGAGATCCGTCCGATCACGGTGACCCCCGACTACCTGCCCCTGGTCCATGGTTCCGGCCTCTTCCAGCGCGGCCAGACCCAGGTCCTCTCCGTCGCAACGCTCGGCATGCTGAACGAGTGGCAGCGCCTTGACACCATCGAGCCCGTCGACGGCAAGCGCTACATCCACCATTACAACTTCCCGCCCTATTGCACCGGTCAGACCGGTCGCATGGGAAGCCCCAAGCGCCGCGAGATCGGGCACGGCAACCTTGCCGAGCGCGCACTGCTCCCGGTGATCCCGTCGGAGGACGAGTTCCCCTACACCATCCGCGTCGTCTCCGAGGTCATGAGCTCCAACGGCTCGAGCTCGATGGCTTCCACCTGCGGTAGCACCCTTGCCCTCATGGACGCCGGCGTGCCCATCAAGCGTCCGGTCTCCGGCATCGCCATGGGCCTCATCCAGGAGGAGGGCAAGACCGTCGTCCTGTCCGACATCCAGGGCCTCGAGGACTTCCTCGGTGACATGGACTTCAAGGTCACCGGTACCGAGCGTGGCATCACCGCAATGCAGATGGACAACAAGGCCACGGGCCTCACGCCCGAGATTCTCACGCAGGCCATGAACCAGTCCCACGAGGGCCGTGCCTACATCCTCGGCAAGATGCTCGAGAAGATTCCAGAGCCGCGCAAGGCCCCCAAGGCCAACGCGCCCCAGATCATCACGCTCAACATCCCGACCGACAAGATCCGCGACGTCATCGGCAGCGGTGGCAAGGTCATCCGCGGCATCCAGGACGACACGGGTGCCACGATCGACATCCAGGAGGACGGTACCGTCTTCATCGCAGGCACCAATGGTGCGGGCGACGAGGCCGCGGCGCGCATCAAGGCAATCGTCAAGGTCCCCGAGGTCGGCGAGGAGTACACCGGTCGCGTGGTCGGCATCCAGCCCTTCGGAGCCTTCATCGAGCTGCTCCCGGGCAAGGACGGCCTTCTTCACATCTCGCGCGTGGCCAAGGGCCGCGTCGAGAAGGTCGAGGACGTCCTCAACATCGGCGACGAGGTCCACGTGCGCGTGCTCGAGGTCGACGAGAAGGGCAAGATCAGCCTGGACCGTATCGACAAGCCCGAGGCACCTGCCGGCTCCGGTCATTCGAATGGCGGCAGCCACGACCACCGCGGTGGTGACCACCGTGGGAATGACCGCAACCACTCGAACGGCAATGGTCACAGCCATGACCGTAGGCCCGGCGACAACGGCGGACGCTCCGAGCGCACACCCCGCCGTCATCACGAGAGCTAG
- the rpsO gene encoding 30S ribosomal protein S15: MTVTKERKAELIKQFGKNEQDSGSASVQVALLTERIRELTEHMKSHKKDYHTRRGLLMLVGKRRRLLGYIKKNDIEEYRSLIAELKIRDNIQ; the protein is encoded by the coding sequence ATGACCGTTACCAAGGAGCGCAAGGCCGAGCTCATCAAGCAGTTCGGCAAGAACGAGCAGGACTCCGGCTCTGCATCCGTGCAGGTCGCCCTTCTCACCGAGCGCATTCGCGAGCTCACCGAGCACATGAAGAGCCACAAGAAGGACTACCACACCCGTCGTGGACTCCTCATGCTCGTCGGCAAGCGTCGCCGTCTTCTGGGCTACATCAAGAAGAACGACATCGAGGAGTACCGCAGCCTCATCGCGGAACTCAAGATTCGCGACAACATCCAGTAG